In the Candidatus Saccharimonas aalborgensis genome, one interval contains:
- the rpsT gene encoding 30S ribosomal protein S20: MPIIKSAIKRMRQTVKRRERNVTLKRDIKGAVKAFTNAPSSASLSAAHSEIDTAVKKGLLKKATAARRKAALSKTAKSAGVTLAAKKKSPTAAAKKAAPAKKTVATKTATTKASPKKPAAKKTATKK; this comes from the coding sequence ATGCCAATCATTAAATCAGCCATCAAACGTATGCGTCAAACGGTAAAACGTCGTGAGCGCAATGTTACCCTCAAGCGTGATATAAAGGGTGCCGTAAAAGCGTTTACCAACGCTCCTTCGAGCGCCTCTCTTTCTGCCGCTCATAGCGAAATCGATACGGCCGTCAAAAAAGGCCTTCTCAAAAAAGCAACCGCTGCTCGCCGCAAGGCCGCACTCAGCAAAACAGCAAAGTCTGCTGGCGTAACACTCGCTGCAAAAAAGAAATCTCCTACGGCAGCCGCAAAAAAAGCTGCTCCCGCGAAAAAAACTGTAGCTACGAAGACTGCGACAACAAAAGCTTCCCCCAAGAAACCTGCCGCCAAGAAAACTGCTACAAAAAAATAG